TAGGCattcataatcatgatattgaTACATAGCTTTCTAAATTCTATgttatgatggtgggccccaagtctgcgcacctaacaatttgagttaagatttaacatgaatttcttcttatttcacaaaatctttcagttaataaggttccttatattattattattaagtgtaccaaatttctgattaaaaaattaaagaaaataggattttcttgaaaaaacctcgggctgtcattttcagattgaaaaaaaaatggtaccccacgtctgcgcactcattcacattgcacacgattcagggattttgatgagaaaggctgcattttgaggctgtcacatgaaatgccctaaattcatttttccatcattttgagtctgatttttttatgaatacctgtccatgtattgcatgtgtagagttcgtgctcgttgcgtatcttctcgTTGCGTATGCCTAATTGGCTTTAGTATAAGTGCAATGTTCCCTTGCTTGGGATAAACGTTATTCCATTCCCTGAACAAATGACTTGTTACAATTCTCAACGtatctgctactactactattcttGTAATTGTATACGCCATCTGTATGAAGGGGGGGGGCCATGTCTGTGCACCTAACAGTTTAACTCGGGATTaatcatgaatttctttttatttcacaaaaaataagTTGATAATGTTCTCTAATTCTTATGAGAATTTTAGTGTGCCAAAATTCTCattagaaaatgagagaaaaagacCCTAGATCTTTCTTGGTTTGGAAAAAACCTTGGCTAGTCATTTtaagaatgataaaaaatggTGCCAAATTTCTGCACACCTATTCACTTGACAATTGACACACAATTCTAAAAtgttgatgagaaaggctgcattttgaggccgtcacattaatgcctgaaaataaatatttttcaccaatttgagtcagatttttataTGAATAACTGTCTGTGTAATAGTACTACTATGTAAAGTATGTGGTCATTATGTATCTTCTTTTATTAGAATTGCGCAGATACATATATGCCTGTGTACAGCACTACGCAGACTAGGAGCTTTTTAGGGAAAGTCCAAGAACAGGTCAAGCagcaaaatttcatctttatttgaAGAAGTTTTCTTTGGTGGGATAAGAGAGCCCAAAtgttgaatttgaaaatttaaaatgtgataatatgcaaatttatggtAATTTAGGGGCACCTAATTTGCACAATTGGTAAAATGGGTGTTATGTATGGGACAATTATAAAACTCATAGAAAATCAGAACAAAATTTGTGAGATTTAGTCATAGGTGGGACATAGACCCCCCAACATCTTATtacttttttgggaaaaaaaagtggtgtcatctaataaaatgcaaattaggtcttgtccaaggatggaatgtcccatacgtaacattttgaggatgttttttttaagttatttctcTAATCCATTCCTTGTATTGTTGCATCTCTAGGAAGTTTTCAGCCATATCACATATTGTCTCAatagaacattttaaaagaaaaaaaaacttttgttatttccaaatttgaaattatttggatttttataataatgggGAAAATTGTGTGTGTTCTCTATGGGGGCAAAATGTCCAATACTAAAATGTCATTAATTGGTTTAATCAGAGTCTGTAACTAGAGGGTTTTGCCTTATGACGTGAAACTTGCCTTAGATATAAGATTGTTATGACTTTTATCACACTGACTGAGTAacaagttgtcaaatgaaatacttttaGAGGAttctcaacttgaaaaaaaaaatctttttctgCGTCCCATCTGGGGTATCTGTTggattaccatcataactttgaatgtttatggatctgattcatgaaacttggacatgagagtaatcacgtatctttgaacatttcgcccgagtttcaggtcacatgaccaaggtcaaaggtcatttaaggtcaatgaactttggccatgttgggggtatttgttgaattaccatcatatctctgtaagtgtatcggtctagttcataaaacgtggacataagagtaaccaagtgtcactgaacatcttgtgcgagtttcaggtcacatgaccaaggtcaaaggtcaatggactttggccatgttgggggtatttgttgaattaccatcataactgtaagtatattggtatagttcataaaacttggacataagagtcatcaagtatcactgaacatctcatgcaagtttcaggtcacatgaccaaagtcaaaggtcatttaaggccattttagaggtaattattagattgctgtcataactttcaaagtttatagatatagtgtataaaatgtggatataggggttatcaagtatcactgacaagttttaggtcacatgatcaaggtcaaatgtcaatgaacgtagtattgtatcattatatgaatggtgtttttgtgaataattattttatagtagttttcaaattcagcactgctgctatattgaatcgcgtgatgcaggtgagaccgccagaggcattccacttgtttacatTATAATTCTCCTAGATATCAGCCATCTTGATGGTATTAAATCTAATGAAAGTcatttaacactatttttcaGGCCATTAAAGCCTCTGATATGTCCCATGTGTACGTGATGCGCGTgaattcttggacttgccctttacCAAAAGTTAATGGGACTTAATTGATTCTTCCTTAATTCATTATCAAAACAGAGAGCTAAGGACATTGGAGAGCTTTGACAATATTCACACACTGATCTTGGATAACAATGAGATAAAGTCACATACAAAGTTCCCTCCAATGCCCTGCTTACATACCCTGTGGGTCAATCGTAATAACATCACCAACTTAACAACATTTGTTGAGACCTTGGCCCAGAACTTTCCCAAGCTGAAGTTTCTTAGCATGATGAATAACCCTGCTGCACCAAGCTTCTTCAATGGAGGCACTTTTCAACAGTTTCAAGACTATAGGTAATACTATGTGTACAGTGTAAAGAAGCCAGACTCTTTATTAATTTCCTGCTATATGACAACTCTATAGATTGATGTTTAGACCACcatgaatgaaaattttctaCAAATGGATTAATGAAAATcatgatatgtatatattttttaaagagaaaatgatattatattatgtCAGTGTACCTGGAAAAGTTATTTTGCTGTGCTTGACAACCCTGTAGGTTAAACTTCTATTGAACGTTTTTGTAGTCCCTATTAAGTCTACAAATTACATGTGTCTTTGATTTAAAACCCAAACAAAACTGTTGCTAGTGATGAGTAAGTCAGGGTATCTGcatattttctgttttattgtatctaaaaattaccatttgacattaaaatgttaagatgttttgtttttttaggcAGTATGTGATCAGTCAGCTTCCTGTACTTGAGACATTAGATGATCAACCAGTCACTTGGGATGAGAGACAGGAAGCTGAAAGGATATATAAACAAATGTTCACCACaaaacaaagaacaaagaaggtagttaaagatttttttttccagttacTCTACCcaggatgtttcataaagattcaTAAGGGTCACGTCTAATGGCAATTattataatcttatttctaaCTGCGGCAGCATGTATCTCTTGAATAATCTGACTAGTGCAATGATATGTTGTATACCACATGCAATTATGAGTTCAAGTGCAATTGCAAATTAAAATCGTCATTGACAAACTTGTAGTGAAATACCCCCAGGCCTGTTTTGCTTTATAAAACAATTACTGATAACTTTGCCACTGATGGTAAattccatggaaaccttgatttttatttgttgtttagCAAACAGAAACTGTCCATGATAGTTACAACTTGACATTGATAGCAATTCCTACATGTATCAAGTTAGCTACTACAGGGAAATCTCGCTAGTTTAAAAATCTCTTGGGGTCGCAGAAATCTGTTGACACTttgatatttgcaattgttgCATACAAGGCTAATATTTTTGTGGATGCCTTGGAACAATTTTATGTGGCATGATATGGATGGACTTCTGTGCAGGACTGAAAGAAGGTGAGAATTACTATAGACTAGCAACCAAATACTTatacaataaatacattttgtgaatcattattttgaaatactTCCTTGACTCTTTGTCAAATCTGATACTGGCAATACCAATTCAATGTTTGATAAAACTTACCGGTAAATTTTCaattaaaggccaagtccaccccagaaaaaagttgatttgaataatagagaaaaatcaaacatgaataacgctgaaaacttcatcaaaattggatgtaaaataagaaagttatgacattttaaagttccgcttatttttcacaaaacagttctatgctcaactcagtgatatgcaaatgagagagtcaatgatgtcactcactatttcttttgttttttattgtttgaattatacaatatttcaatttttacgaatttgacaatcaggacccccttgcttgaaccacaaaatgttaaaataatggaattccatgtgttcagggaggaatgaaactttgtttcacatgacagtgacgagaaaatcaaaatatttcatataataaaatacaaaaaaaatagtgagtggatgatgtcatcggttccctcatttgcataccgaacaggatgtgcatataactgttttgtgaaattaagcgaaacttaaaaatgtcataactttcttattttacatccgattttgatgaaatttttagtgttatgctttttgatttttctctttctattccaatcagatttttgttggggtggacttgtcctttaagcaaaTTGTTACATCGCTTTGTAAAACACGCACGGGATTGTAATGCAATAACAATATAGAGTAAGAACAGACATCACATTTAAATTAGGGATATTGCAAtcatattgatgatatttttgtCTGTATGCTTCTATCCTAATAATCCTATGATCAGAAAACTCCTGATAGGAAATCCAAGCCAAGGCGGCATTCATCCAGTCGCAAGAGCATGGAGGAGGAGACTACTGGTGCAATAGACACTTTACCTGATCTTCCAGATCTTACTGGAGAAACATGATGCCATGGAAACCATCTTTATTTCAGCATTCAAATACACAAACGAAGGAACCACTGTCGAGTAGTTGTAATGAAAGGATGCAAAGGTGGTGCTTTTTACAAGAGACTGTTGTTCATCTATCAACTCCAGGTTGCCAAGCTCAACACTGTCTTCCAGCTTTTGTTTGTAAATCAGAACAATATATTGTAAGCAGAATCCAAttcttatttcattgcatttcaCCTATCACAAGAGCACACCTGCATTATAATATATTTGCCATCTgatatagtctgcaggcacagaccctaatTGACACTTTAACTAACAGTCTAGCATAAGTTTGATGGCATGAGGCATCAATGTGGCATGAACCAAGTGTACTGCACTCTCATTTAGCCCAGGGAGTCTGAACAATTCAGACAACTTTagaatgtttcaacttaccagGTTTTGTTCCTGCATTCCAATTCTGATACAAGTATAAGTAATCGCATTGTTCAGTATTCAACTttccaaaaaatatgaaaagtcaTTGTTTTCAGACATTTCACACTGCCTCAAAAAACAAAGATATGGTGTGCTAACCATGTGAAAATCTATATACCGGTATGTTTAATGGTACAACTTATTGTGAATGTAATTTTGTTTAGTAGATTTTGCACAATACTCTTTATATGTACACTCATTACTACCATACATTAATACCATTATGGAGCAATGATTTGACTGGATTGAggctaaaactttttttttatgatacatggtttttcttctattttttccttGAAAAATATGTATACTTAATGCATAGTTTTATAATTTCTTCAACATATGATATTTAATTTATGATATGTAACCTCTGTCATCTAGGCCTATACATGCCAGTCTACTGAATCCTGTTATGACAAAGAATCAATTcaaatgattgtatttttttattttctgtgaAGACATTTTTGTGAAGAAgtaaattataaacaaatatatagtGTACTCGAACTActcatatttttgaaaattattgtcaGTACTTACGTGTATCTTGAACAGTATTGATGATTTATCAAGTAAATCTAAGAAAAATCTTGCCATTTTTTATTGGTTTGGATCTGAACCTACAAGCTTATAATATAGACCGATGAAGTACTATTTTCTTTTAGGCGTACAGCTAGTGAAATGagttaaataataatattagttAATAAGTTAAATAGAGCTAGTTGAAATAGTGATTTCTCGTTTACTGCAAAAAGGAATGTCAATCTGATGTACAGTACATAATTAtctccatttagtctaattcaTTGAAATGTCATCTGTCATCAAGCTACTTTTAATaagaaaatgacaatattttaggTCTCAGTGATCTCAGTTTTTCAAAAAgtcttattttttcaattcttatttttcttattgttaGATCAGATTTTGGCCAAATTAAATCATCAGTGCACTAGTGTTTATTACTAAATATTTTTGTAGTTTATATGGGGCATGTTTGTGGCAATTAAGAAGTAAAGCTGTATTGAACATATATGCACCTGTTGCAGGAAAGCTCTGATAATAATTTGGAGAATTAATGATATGATTCATTGTGATTTGGTAGCTTCACTGTCTGATTGTCAACCTCTAGAGAATGCTTTAAGATAGAGATGTCTTAAGTTTAATGACATAATCTTGAAGACTGGTTCGGGAtttacagacctgccaaccagtacgttttagccgtatttagtacgtttttgcaaccaaaatacggcagtacgtttttttctttaaaaaatatgttttttaaatcgtaatttattgagaaaaatcatctctatatgtctctattttataaaacgtacacaaatatggttattagatcaatgtaatttcaggtaacttgtttttttttcaatcattttgtaaaaaccaggaagagatatacacaagtttcaatggtttttttttcatctgcaagagcagtgcgcattttagcttgcatgcagcttgagcgccgtgatgggcgagtgcgccaagcaatttattatgaaatacacttttttggggggaaaatacaaaatatttatctcacacggtaaaaatactgagttttggggtcaaaatactgatttggggggataagaatactgaaaatgctcTGGATTCATGTGGATGGTTTTGAATAATGCCAAGagaaattcattttcaactttttgtgaTAATTTAAATGAGGTGCAATATTTTCTTATTGAAAGTAATAAGAGTATGAATTGTGATTTCCTGgtttgtaaagaaatggatgtcAATGCTCTAAAAGAATTTAAAGCAGTAAGAGATCAGGAAGTGTCTTATCTTGGAAAGAAGTCGGACAGTGCTTCTCTCCGAATATGTGttattaatttcttatttttgtgtacattttttttttcctttttatagaAGTACCACATAATTGTAACTATGCCAGATGTATATTATTTGGCAAATAAAGCTGATGTATATTACGTTTAAGTGTTATACTTGCTTGATACTTATGCCATAGAGAACTTGGCCTATAGttataaatgcatgtaatttAACTTGATGAATGAGAGTTCATATGTTTCCATTTCTATAAATGATATTCCTATAGTATTTTATTAACTGCACTTCCATCAATGTATTGAATCATTCTCAAGACTGTACACTAATACAGTatgtataaaataatgattgaaATTCTTGTACTTCCTATATACATatggcaaaatgaatgaataaaatctaaaatattgAATTAACAATATGGGGTCTTCGATTTTCTTGAGTTAAAGTATTAACCCTTTCAAGGAACTTATTAGAAATCCGACCTAATGAAAGTTTTTCTTTTTAGAGGTTCACAAAACTCAGACAAGTAGATATGGTGAAAGTTttaacaataagaaagttaggaatttttaagaagttgtaaaaattggtaatcactatgTATCCacggagacttcaaattggctgcattgGTGATGTCATTGTGATGTTAGGTAGGGACGACTATTCTATTTACTTTAATAGATACATTGGCCAAAATGCTATTTCTTTTACTTCAGTTAAAAATATACTTTGCTTTCATGAAGATAtcaaacaatatactacctgtgtTATATTTTGATTACTTCCCGAGGGGAATGGGTAttgaaaggacaagtctaccccaacaaaaagttaaatttaataaaaagagaaaaatccaacaagcataacaacactgaaaatttcatcaaaatcggatgtaaaataaggaagttatgacattttaaagtttttgttaaaatctaacaaaacagttatatgcacctcttggtcggtatgcaaatgaggggactgatgacatcactcactatttcttttgtatttcatttcaaatattttctcatttgtcatgtgaaacaaaattgcagtcagtcggcaagccctcaaAAAGTGGCTTCTTTTATGACTAGAGTggttttgcattgttaatgagcttggtgcggaccaaaacacctctttattcggccattgctgctctaaatattaaagggatggtccgggctgaaaatatttaaatcttagtatatagagtagaattcactgagcaaaatgtcaaaaatttcatcaaaatcggataacaaataataaagttattgaagtttaaagtttggcaatattttgtgaaaacagtagtcatgaatattcattaggtgggctgatgatgtcacatctccactttccgttttgttatgttattacatgaaatcataattttttcattatttcatttgtgtgaataatatgtctcccttataatgaaataagttgcagcaataaataccTAATGCAccaaatcagttgtcaatccaattttctagttcttggaggaaaaaaattgaataaacataatttcatataataaaatacaaaagaacaagtggagatgtgacatcatcagcccacctaatgaatattcatgacgactgttttcacaaaatattgctaaactttaaaattcaataactttgttatttgctatccgattttgatgaaatttttggcattttgcttagtgaattctacactatttattaagctatacatactttcagcccggaccatccctttaacaaaatttcatgtttttggtatcttcataaagaagaaaaatcattctttcaggtcatgtgtttggctttttaaaaagatgttataatcagtggcgtaacaggcgggggtgggcaagc
This is a stretch of genomic DNA from Lytechinus pictus isolate F3 Inbred unplaced genomic scaffold, Lp3.0 scaffold_19, whole genome shotgun sequence. It encodes these proteins:
- the LOC129283937 gene encoding leucine-rich melanocyte differentiation-associated protein-like, translated to MAKLKLTDADDTHRLNLAYQDMKELPDNIILHYSKTTFVLDLSHNKFSELRTLESFDNIHTLILDNNEIKSHTKFPPMPCLHTLWVNRNNITNLTTFVETLAQNFPKLKFLSMMNNPAAPSFFNGGTFQQFQDYRQYVISQLPVLETLDDQPVTWDERQEAERIYKQMFTTKQRTKKKTPDRKSKPRRHSSSRKSMEEETTGAIDTLPDLPDLTGET